One window of Rhodococcus qingshengii JCM 15477 genomic DNA carries:
- a CDS encoding DUF3024 domain-containing protein: MAATGLPELDVARIVKYCASRVPDRLRHEIRVECDIAPRHVTICECRSPWREDFGPEWTRFPIARLSYTKKTGLWTLYWRDRHLKFHRYQFLDPSPHVQDLLDHIENGGDPIFWG; encoded by the coding sequence ATGGCTGCCACCGGACTCCCCGAACTCGATGTCGCCCGGATCGTGAAGTACTGCGCCAGTAGAGTTCCCGATCGTCTGCGTCATGAGATTCGGGTCGAATGCGACATCGCGCCGCGCCATGTCACGATCTGCGAATGCCGGTCGCCGTGGCGAGAGGACTTCGGACCCGAATGGACACGATTCCCGATCGCCCGCCTGTCTTACACGAAGAAAACCGGGCTGTGGACTCTGTATTGGCGGGATCGGCACCTCAAATTTCACCGCTACCAGTTCTTGGATCCGAGCCCTCATGTTCAGGATTTGCTCGATCACATCGAAAACGGTGGGGATCCGATCTTCTGGGGTTGA
- a CDS encoding helix-turn-helix domain-containing protein: protein MSEQRRIGYRWNLRQRMADHNLWKTTELIPLLKSRGINLSNAQVHRLVTGTPERIPARTFAALCDILECTPNDLFEPYVEIRAAATADAPANPADLGISDKRSVARRIRVVRSDDDDGKTT from the coding sequence GTGAGCGAGCAACGCCGAATCGGCTATCGCTGGAATCTCCGCCAACGAATGGCCGATCACAACCTCTGGAAGACAACGGAACTCATCCCGCTTCTCAAGTCCCGCGGAATCAACCTATCAAACGCACAAGTGCACCGATTGGTGACAGGCACACCCGAGCGGATCCCTGCGCGCACCTTCGCCGCGCTGTGCGACATCCTTGAATGCACACCCAACGATCTCTTCGAACCATATGTCGAGATCCGAGCTGCGGCCACGGCCGACGCACCGGCCAACCCGGCCGACCTAGGCATCAGCGACAAGCGCTCGGTTGCCCGCCGGATCCGAGTCGTCCGTAGCGATGATGACGATGGCAAGACCACGTAA
- a CDS encoding IS30 family transposase, with translation MGNKALGFTMDQENTIWEMWRRGDSLSATGRVLGESVPQIGRFLRKSGGIRPLPRRRRASRLTAGEREEISRGIAAGDSARTIADKLGRSPSTIAREIARNGGREHYRATPADAAAYVRARRPQISTLSTRHFLQEVVTGKLSEQWSPQQISAWLRREYPSDPQMWVSHETIYRCLYIPSRQVFDDTKFHELRTDRRIRRPRGKKRSHGRGQIRNRVPIDHRSPAADARSEPGHLEGDLVFGTRPSAVATLVDRQSRAVHVVALPDGYRAETVADALIAYLGRLPAHLRRSLTWDRGQEMAAHERITAALDLPVYFCAPHHPWQRGTNENTNGLLRQYLRKNADLRTFSQEDLNSIAVRLNNRPRRVLDWNSPRQREDQVLGSSAVG, from the coding sequence ATGGGCAACAAGGCGCTCGGGTTCACTATGGATCAAGAGAACACGATCTGGGAGATGTGGCGTCGCGGTGATTCGCTGAGTGCGACCGGGCGGGTCCTCGGGGAGAGTGTCCCTCAGATCGGCCGGTTCCTGCGTAAATCCGGCGGTATCCGGCCGCTCCCACGTCGTCGGCGAGCATCTCGTCTCACGGCCGGGGAGCGTGAAGAGATTTCCCGTGGGATCGCCGCCGGTGACAGTGCTCGGACGATCGCCGACAAACTCGGAAGATCCCCGTCCACGATCGCTCGGGAGATCGCCCGCAACGGCGGCCGCGAACACTATCGGGCGACCCCGGCGGATGCCGCAGCGTATGTCCGCGCGCGCCGCCCTCAAATCTCGACTCTCTCTACCAGGCATTTTCTGCAGGAGGTTGTCACAGGGAAGCTGAGTGAGCAGTGGTCACCGCAGCAGATCTCCGCCTGGCTCCGGCGCGAGTATCCGTCCGATCCGCAGATGTGGGTTTCGCACGAGACGATTTACCGTTGCCTGTATATACCGTCGCGGCAAGTATTCGACGACACAAAATTTCACGAACTGCGTACCGATCGGCGGATCCGCCGGCCTCGTGGGAAGAAACGCTCCCACGGGCGCGGGCAGATACGGAACAGGGTCCCCATCGATCACCGCAGCCCAGCAGCAGATGCTCGTAGCGAGCCCGGACATCTGGAAGGTGATCTCGTGTTCGGCACCCGCCCGTCGGCGGTCGCGACGCTGGTGGATCGGCAATCACGCGCCGTGCATGTGGTCGCACTGCCGGACGGGTACCGGGCCGAGACGGTTGCGGACGCCTTGATTGCCTATCTGGGCCGGTTGCCTGCGCATCTGCGTCGGTCGTTGACGTGGGATCGGGGACAGGAAATGGCCGCGCACGAGCGCATCACCGCAGCACTCGACCTGCCCGTCTACTTTTGCGCCCCGCATCATCCGTGGCAACGAGGGACGAACGAAAATACGAACGGGCTCCTGCGCCAGTACCTGCGCAAGAACGCTGACCTGCGCACTTTCAGCCAGGAGGACCTGAATTCGATCGCGGTAAGACTCAACAATCGGCCTCGTCGGGTGCTCGACTGGAACAGTCCACGCCAACGAGAAGACCAGGTGCTCGGCTCCTCCGCAGTCGGATAG
- a CDS encoding Fis family transcriptional regulator, producing the protein MLPGIINGQQACRKCAGIKLNVDCVECGAEEELYAQGCCWRCVLRATVDRLLTNPETASINDELKPFAAALKSMKRANSGLTWINQEHVTAFLTELARTPLVSHDVIDQLPRSRTREYVRELLVTHQILPPRDGLLHRYIDWSDEALDRLKSSEHREVATRYIRWHHLRQMYCMESVSHGTFLRSKQTVSVTIEFLNWLTDRDISIDDLSQADLDAWQAEGPSTREFAIRFLAWAVKTKLVARDLTMTPHRRGTSSKMSPEAQQDVVDGITSNQPALNPRDRAAAILVLVFGQQIDRVVKLTWDHVIVSDELVTVTLGDIAIALPAPLDEPFRYLAGERDLGNTAAHPSTRWVFRGYIPGQHINPGHLRNRLKSTFGTRAARLGTLHELTKLAPAAILADTLGYSPATIERHAVASAATYARYVAMIDADG; encoded by the coding sequence GTGTTGCCGGGAATCATCAACGGCCAGCAGGCGTGCCGCAAATGCGCGGGCATAAAACTCAACGTCGACTGCGTTGAGTGCGGCGCCGAGGAAGAACTGTACGCACAGGGATGCTGCTGGCGATGCGTCCTGAGGGCGACCGTCGACCGACTACTGACGAATCCAGAGACTGCTAGCATCAACGACGAACTGAAACCCTTTGCAGCTGCCCTGAAGTCGATGAAACGGGCCAACAGCGGTCTGACCTGGATCAACCAGGAACATGTCACAGCGTTCCTCACCGAGCTGGCCCGCACACCGCTCGTTTCCCACGACGTCATCGACCAACTCCCCCGATCGCGCACCCGAGAATACGTCCGAGAACTCCTGGTCACCCACCAGATCCTGCCGCCCAGAGACGGACTACTCCACCGCTACATCGACTGGTCCGATGAAGCCCTCGACCGGCTGAAGTCGTCCGAGCACCGGGAAGTCGCGACCCGGTACATTCGTTGGCATCACCTGCGGCAGATGTATTGCATGGAGTCGGTGTCACACGGCACGTTCCTGCGGTCGAAGCAAACCGTTTCCGTCACAATCGAATTCCTCAACTGGCTCACCGACCGGGACATCTCGATCGACGATCTATCCCAAGCGGATCTGGACGCGTGGCAGGCCGAAGGCCCGAGCACGCGAGAGTTCGCCATCCGGTTCCTCGCGTGGGCAGTCAAGACAAAGCTGGTCGCTCGGGACCTTACAATGACACCACATCGTCGTGGTACAAGCTCTAAGATGAGCCCTGAGGCCCAGCAAGACGTCGTCGATGGCATTACATCAAACCAACCCGCACTGAATCCGCGAGATCGAGCCGCGGCGATCCTGGTGCTCGTCTTCGGCCAACAGATCGACCGGGTCGTGAAACTCACCTGGGACCACGTCATAGTCTCAGACGAACTCGTGACCGTCACACTCGGCGACATCGCCATCGCTCTTCCCGCACCGCTCGACGAACCATTCCGATATCTCGCCGGAGAACGAGACCTCGGGAACACCGCCGCCCACCCAAGTACGCGCTGGGTGTTCCGCGGCTATATCCCTGGCCAACACATCAACCCGGGCCACTTGCGGAACCGCCTGAAGTCGACGTTCGGCACCCGCGCCGCCCGGCTCGGCACCCTGCACGAACTCACCAAGCTCGCACCCGCCGCAATCCTCGCCGACACTCTCGGCTACTCCCCTGCCACCATCGAGCGACATGCGGTGGCGTCTGCAGCCACATATGCCCGATACGTAGCGATGATTGACGCTGATGGCTAG